From the Leishmania panamensis strain MHOM/PA/94/PSC-1 chromosome 31 sequence genome, one window contains:
- a CDS encoding hypothetical protein (TriTrypDB/GeneDB-style sysID: LpmP.31.1400), with the protein MLGGPTRSLHVLWGQTLARYVPPHSPSGLVRGHLLHRYPVSGAVAASSPVQKGDAEVEAYVSAAEWLPARTPAEVVLNANEFSTVYAVPTASPEDVRLCTRYLLATSSTTAPVAVGNPSLRDGNVTTATVMSNLQDTATSTYEASPGRKRITSAPLASIITTLCALRHVLGEHQRLLAGAEALQTGVPISCILAELEEAQLYLTWSLGSHQSGPLTQGVLPRPCDLVCGDGRSDHISVSAGLREAMSSLAGGRVLEEGGSGGAASAATSHQTLDSRERRIKERVGLLLQRFQREVACLHSCGPRSTLAEAPLELMPINAEGAQGKPFLPPAEPRVPLLTVVTSTGSSLAAAMKAVAVAWACCACGVRGDSASPLRCCVYAADILWRPAPATAFVATWWTALLHQYQRSSRAANSAGNSHSSPSNAAAQSGLKRHAPPRTGAASEGSGGCHSVSGNHSEESSAAASSPSLRGLCFHVLITGGDTVDHFLLPLMAGVNDCSVGTPTTNAQRSGRIDVTAQNDDCGGGDLTRPCRGDAARVSAAVQSVTRHKPGRLAMLLCYGCPAAQVAHLREFHHSCLLRQDMAKSSVAIESRGALNRRSDEPAITDRESTAATPAQCDNLPSMERVGCAITGVVELCTEAPAVSMVAALPRASSATAGSSVGTSSALSLSYYLRGAGLSLSLPSEPQQLLSTLTASARAMTLDEVAARVFESSLLERPLRHADFHDCHRGTCVNNSPESPYEPQTVAASAALHGGASFQRGWCSLCFAPQTHAPALLSTLAQSHFRQPLRAGHSFDALCRRGPAPSPSHMQMAQEVLRCATRGECTHRRIPQGGRQGSKHAGASSSPSLAPASVASTSAPTSASERACANERSLHCGVLPEVQWKHVCGGFPLPLTAIGGRSTPYFVPCLLFTDLVEVASSIFTKKQEGRLSHARSDARQLGWPAAPTSLDDRGSLPQEAHCSGVGVSPQAALRHSAGEEFRAEQRQVACAVAAVEGSVSELRCAHDTEMVGYRGVVAGNYLFVCFYPDAWQDAVTDALMRK; encoded by the coding sequence ATGTTAGGCGGGCCAACTCGCTCTCTTCATGTGTTGTGGGGTCAGACCCTCGCCCGCTATGTACCGCCGCACAGCCCCTCCGGCCTTGTGCGTGGCCATTTGCTTCACCGCTACCCCGTCtccggcgccgtcgctgcttcATCACCAGTGCAGAAGGGCGACGCAGAAGTCGAAGCGTACGTGAGTGCCGCGGAGTGGCTGCCTGCACGCACCCCCGCCGAGGTGGTGCTTAACGCAAATGAGTTTTCGACCGTTTATGCCGTTCCCACGGCGAGTCCCGAGGACGTTCGATTGTGCACGCGCTACCTCCTagccacctccagcaccacAGCTCCCGTTGCAGTGGGAAACCCATCGTTGCGTGATGGGAACGTGACCACTGCCACAGTCATGAGCAACTTGCAGGACACCGCTACTAGCACCTACGAGGCATCTCCTGGTCGAAAACGCATTACTTCTGCTCCCCTTGCTTCAATCATTACCACTCTATGTGCTCTTCGCCACGTTCTCGGCGAACATCAGCGCCTTCTCGCTGGGGCAGAGGCTCTGCAAACTGGTGTCCCCATCTCGTGCATCTTGGCAGagctcgaggaggcgcagctgtaCCTGACCTGGAGCCTTGGTTCACACCAATCGGGTCCACTGACTCAGGGGGTATTGCCCAGGCCTTGTGATCTCGTTTGTGGTGATGGTCGCAGCGACCACATCAGCGTTTCAGCTGGATTGAGGGAGGCAATGTCGTCATTGGCTGGTGGACGCGTGCTTGAGGAGGGGGGTTCTGGGGGTGCTGCAAGTGCCGCCACATCTCACCAAACTCTCGATtcaagggaaaggaggatAAAGGAACGcgtggggctgctgctccagcgttTTCAAAGAGAGGTGGCATGCCTTCACAGCTGCGGGCCGCGGAGCACTTTAGCTGAAGCACCACTCGAACTGATGCCCATCAACGCTGAAGGTGCACAGGGCAAACCGTTTCTACCACCGGCAGAGCCCCGTGTTCCTTTGCTGACAGTGGTGACTTCAACAGGTAgcagcctcgccgctgctATGAAGGCTGTTGCTGTAGCATGGGCGTGTTGCGCTTGTGGAGTCAGGGGCGACAGTGCTAGTccgttgcgctgctgtgtgtaTGCCGCCGACATCTTGTGGCGTCCGGCACCTGCAACGGCATTTGTCGCGACATGGTGGACCGCACTCCTACATCAGTACCAGCGCTCCAGTAGAGCCGCCAACTCTGCTGGCAACTCTCATTCATCACCCTCTAATGCGGCCGCACAATCCGGCTTGAAAAGGCATGCACCCCCTCGCACAGGTGCGGCTAGCGAGGGGAGCGGGGGGTGCCATAGCGTTTCAGGAAACCACAGCGAAGAAAGttccgccgctgcttcttcaccttcgctgcGTGGCCTCTGTTTCCATGTATTGATCACCGGTGGCGACACGGTCGATCATTTTCTCCTACCTCTGATGGCTGGTGTGAATGACTGCAGTGTGGGCACGCCCACTACAAACGCCCAACGTAGTGGGCGTATCGACGTCACGGCGCAGAACGACGAttgtggcggcggtgactTAACCAGACCGTGTCGTGGCGATGCGGCTCGTGTgtctgctgcagtgcagtcCGTAACTCGTCACAAGCCTGGAAGACTTGCTATGCTGTTGTGCTATGGCTGTCCCGCGGCTCAAGTAGCACATCTACGCGAGTTTCACCATTCGTGCCTCCTCCGGCAAGACATGGCCAAATCTTCGGTGGCTATCGAGTCACGAGGGGCGCTCAACAGGCGGAGTGACGAGCCCGCAATCACTGATCGAGAAAGTACCGCTGCTACCCCTGCCCAGTGCGACAATTTACCGTCAATGGAGAGGGTTGGTTGTGCCATCACTGGCGTTGTAGAGTTGTGCACCGAGGCTCCGGCGGTCTCCATGGTAGCAGCATTGCCTCGCGCGTCGAGCGCTACTGCAGGCTCTTCAGTGGGGACTTCAAGTGCGTTATCGCTCTCATATTATCTACGCGGTGCAGGTCTTTCCCTGTCGCTCCCCTCTGAACCACAGCAATTGTTGTCGACTCTCACAGCATCAGCACGAGCGATGACTCTCGACGAGGTTGCAGCGCGTGTCTTCGAGTCTAGCCTGCTGGAGCGGCCGCTCCGTCACGCGGACTTTCACGACTGTCATCGAGGGACATGCGTGAATAATTCACCGGAGTCGCCATACGAGCCACAGACGGTagctgcgtcagcagcactgcacgGGGGCGCGTCTTTCCAGAGAGGGTggtgctctctctgcttTGCACCGCAAACGCACGCCCCGGCGCTCTTGAGTACGCTGGCGCAGAGCCACTTcaggcagccgctgcgcgccgGCCACAGCTTCGACGCGCTGTGCCGCAGAGGGCCAGCTCCGTCACCGTCGCATATGCAGATGGCAcaagaggtgctgcggtgcgccaCCAGAGGTGAGTGTACGCACCGACGCATCCCCCAAGGCGGACGTCAGGGAAGCAAACATGCAGGGGCGAGCTCGTCTCCCTCGCTGGCGCCCGCATCTGTCGCGTCCACATCGGCACCAACGTCTGCGAGCGAACGCGCCTGCGCGAATGAGCGGTCATTGCACTGTGGTGTGCTGCCTGAAGTGCAGTGGAAACACGTGTGCGGCGGCTTCCCACTCCCCCTGACCGCCATCGGGGGCCGGAGCACACCGTACTTTGTGCCGTGCCTGCTGTTCACAGACTTGGTCGAGGTTGCATCGAGTATCTTTACGAAGAAGCAGGAGGGGCGACTGTCCCACGCACGTAGCGATGCAAGGCAACTGGGTTGGCCTGCTGCGCCAACCTCCCTCGATGATCGCGGTAGTTTGCCGCAAGAAGCACATTGCTCGGGGGTCGGTGTCTCCCCACAAGCGGCTCTACGACACTCTGCGGGTGAGGAGTTCCGAGCGGAGCAGCGACAAGTGGCATGTGCCGTAGCGGCAGTGGAGGGCAGTGTCTCCGAGTTGAGGTGTGCGCATGATACGGAGATGGTAGGCTACCGCGGCGTGGTCGCTGGCAACTATTTATTTGTGTGTTTCTACCCGGATGCATGGCAAGACGCTGTGACGGATGCGTTGATGCGGAAGTAG